Below is a genomic region from Neorhizobium galegae.
CACCCCGCCGCATTACCCCGGCTGGTCGGTCCAGGCCGGATATCGGAACCGCTATTCTTCAGGCATCGAGGGGCGCATCAAGGTGCTGCGGTCGCCGTTGCTGTTGCGCCGAAAGATGAGGGGTATCTGGCGGCTCCTGGCGCCGCTCTCCTTCGCGCTCACCTCGGCGCCTCTGGTCTTCTGGCAGATCCTGCGGCATCGCCCGGTCACGGTATTTTGCGTCGAGCCGACGCTGTTTGCGGCTCCCGCAGCCCAGCTTGCCGCCAAATTGGTCGGCGCCCGCACTGTACTGCACGTCCATGACATGGAAGTGGATGCGGCATTCGCCGTCGGGCACCTGAGTTCAAAGACCTGGCTGAAGAGGCTTGGCCACGCCTTCGAGCGTAGCGTGCTCGGCCGGTTCGACCAACTGGTCGCCATTTCCAACCGCATGGCCGAAGGCCTCGCCCTGAAGCACGTTCCGGCTGCCAAAGTATCCGTTGTCCGCAACTGGGTGGATCTCGCGCAATTCCATCCCATGGAAGACGTCAGCCCCTACCGGGCTGAACTCGGTTTCGGCCACGAGGATTTCGTCGTTCTTTATTCAGGCAGCATCGGCGCCAAACAGGGCTTGAACGTGCTGCTCGACGCAGCGGAGCGTCTGAAGGACGAGCGGCGCATTCATTTCGTGATCTCCGGCGAGGGACCGCAGAAGCCGGAACTCGAAGCCCGTTACGGCCATCTTGAGAATCTCCGTTTCCTGACCTTCCAGCCCTATTCCCGGCTGAACGCGTTCCTCAACATGCCGGATCTGCACGTGCTCCCGCAGGACAGGAGCGCCGCCGACCTGACGCTGCCTTCGAAACTCG
It encodes:
- a CDS encoding WcaI family glycosyltransferase, coding for MTAAAQPLSDECEQTFDAAPGLATAAATSPRKSVVVYAMNYAPETAGVGKYTGEIAEYLAAEGMDVTVVTTPPHYPGWSVQAGYRNRYSSGIEGRIKVLRSPLLLRRKMRGIWRLLAPLSFALTSAPLVFWQILRHRPVTVFCVEPTLFAAPAAQLAAKLVGARTVLHVHDMEVDAAFAVGHLSSKTWLKRLGHAFERSVLGRFDQLVAISNRMAEGLALKHVPAAKVSVVRNWVDLAQFHPMEDVSPYRAELGFGHEDFVVLYSGSIGAKQGLNVLLDAAERLKDERRIHFVISGEGPQKPELEARYGHLENLRFLTFQPYSRLNAFLNMPDLHVLPQDRSAADLTLPSKLGGMLASGKPVLVTADEGTELAQFVGSAVYLTPPNDPENLAACIFRAMSERDAWQPQFQTVLVQNLSKRPAIIAIKQLIDGGNP